One genomic region from Streptomyces sp. NBC_01304 encodes:
- a CDS encoding SMI1/KNR4 family protein: MADSAVPPEPESPQLSTVEQWRTFLTSYSADVLRAAESYEWCDVTEDQLAAGWLGFEGASEQQLAAVERRLGMRLPPSYRAFLGASDGWWHLGPFMYEMRTTETVGWLRDTEPTFWKMLHSHGGDEAAFMDRVLLVSAVGDAQYWLLDPGEVSPAGEWTAYTWASWHPGLSMPSASFGQLVIDQRRSFEELSDEHEYTYDPSSRAGGPKAPR, translated from the coding sequence ATGGCAGACAGCGCGGTCCCACCGGAACCCGAGTCACCGCAGTTGAGCACCGTCGAGCAGTGGCGCACCTTTCTGACCTCGTACAGCGCGGACGTCCTGCGCGCGGCGGAATCGTACGAGTGGTGCGACGTCACCGAAGACCAACTGGCAGCCGGCTGGCTCGGGTTCGAGGGGGCGAGCGAGCAGCAACTGGCCGCCGTCGAGCGGCGGCTCGGCATGCGGCTGCCGCCCTCCTACCGTGCGTTCCTCGGAGCGTCCGACGGCTGGTGGCACCTGGGCCCGTTCATGTACGAGATGCGGACCACCGAGACGGTGGGATGGCTCCGGGACACCGAACCCACCTTCTGGAAGATGCTGCACTCACACGGCGGGGACGAGGCCGCCTTCATGGACCGCGTCCTGCTGGTATCCGCGGTCGGCGACGCCCAGTACTGGCTCCTGGACCCGGGCGAGGTGTCGCCCGCCGGGGAGTGGACGGCGTACACATGGGCGAGCTGGCACCCCGGGCTGAGCATGCCCAGCGCCTCGTTCGGCCAGTTGGTCATCGACCAACGGCGGTCGTTCGAGGAATTGAGCGACGAGCACGAGTACACGTACGACCCGAGCTCTCGCGCAGGTGGGCCGAAGGCACCGAGGTAA
- a CDS encoding AbgT family transporter, with protein sequence MSAPPPAPPGTHDKAAAPELPRLIRALGVVERAGNALPHPFWLFWILSGILAVISAVLAAADLSVVSPADDKTVAVQNLLSGEGLAMAVSTMVENFATFPPMATIVVVIMGVAVAERSGFLAALMRVSVSRVPASWVVFAVAFAGTVAHVASAAAYIILVPLGGLAFRAVGRSPILGIVVAYTSIASGYDASPVPTPNDAIFAGITTAAAKVVGGESAYVSPLSNWFFNIASSLLLAAVITLVTKLVLSRRPDLDADPDADLDDIGTLTLSARERSALRTAVLAMTAAIVVLIALLVPASSPLRGEGGSIVESPFLDGIAAVVAFLFGLVGIVYGFRSGSITKPGDVPKLMGQGIRQMAPVLVLFFAIAQFLAYFDWTNLGDVLAVRAAEALQSSGMPIVVVFLLILLLLTLVNIMVTSGSAMWALAAPVLVPMLMLVSVPAETTQALFRIADSGSTAITPMSPYFVMALGFLQRYRKSAGIGTLASYTLPLAIAMTVAWTVLFLVWWALGIPLGPGAPVR encoded by the coding sequence ATGAGCGCACCGCCCCCCGCCCCACCCGGCACACACGACAAGGCCGCGGCACCCGAACTGCCGCGTCTCATCCGCGCGTTGGGAGTGGTCGAACGGGCCGGCAACGCCCTGCCCCACCCGTTCTGGCTGTTCTGGATCCTGTCCGGGATCCTCGCCGTGATCAGCGCCGTACTCGCCGCGGCCGACCTCTCCGTGGTCTCGCCGGCCGACGACAAGACCGTCGCCGTGCAGAACCTGCTGAGCGGCGAGGGCCTGGCCATGGCCGTCTCGACCATGGTCGAGAACTTCGCCACCTTCCCGCCGATGGCGACGATCGTCGTCGTCATCATGGGCGTCGCCGTCGCCGAGCGCAGCGGCTTCCTCGCCGCGCTGATGCGGGTCAGCGTCTCACGCGTCCCCGCGTCCTGGGTGGTGTTCGCCGTCGCGTTCGCCGGGACGGTGGCACATGTCGCCTCGGCGGCCGCGTACATCATTCTCGTGCCGCTCGGCGGTCTCGCCTTCCGCGCGGTGGGCCGCTCGCCGATCCTGGGCATCGTCGTCGCCTATACGTCGATCGCCTCCGGGTACGACGCGAGTCCGGTCCCGACGCCCAATGACGCGATCTTCGCGGGCATCACCACCGCGGCCGCCAAGGTCGTCGGCGGCGAGAGCGCGTATGTGTCGCCCCTGTCCAACTGGTTCTTCAACATCGCCTCTTCGCTGCTGCTCGCCGCCGTGATCACGCTGGTGACGAAGCTCGTCCTGAGCAGGCGGCCCGATCTCGACGCCGACCCGGACGCGGACCTCGACGACATCGGCACCCTGACCCTCAGCGCGCGGGAGCGCTCGGCGCTGCGCACGGCCGTGCTCGCCATGACGGCCGCGATCGTGGTGCTGATCGCGCTGCTCGTGCCGGCCTCGTCCCCGCTGCGCGGCGAGGGAGGCAGCATCGTCGAGTCGCCGTTCCTCGACGGGATCGCGGCCGTGGTCGCGTTCCTGTTCGGCCTGGTGGGCATCGTCTACGGATTCCGCTCCGGGTCGATCACCAAGCCGGGCGACGTGCCGAAGCTGATGGGGCAGGGCATCCGGCAGATGGCACCGGTCCTGGTGCTGTTCTTCGCGATCGCCCAGTTCCTGGCCTACTTCGACTGGACGAACCTCGGCGATGTGCTCGCCGTCAGGGCAGCCGAGGCACTGCAGAGCAGTGGGATGCCCATCGTCGTGGTGTTCCTGCTGATCCTGCTGCTGCTCACGCTGGTGAACATCATGGTGACCAGCGGCTCGGCCATGTGGGCGCTGGCGGCGCCGGTCCTCGTACCCATGCTGATGCTGGTGAGCGTGCCGGCGGAGACGACGCAGGCACTGTTCCGGATAGCAGACTCCGGCTCCACGGCGATCACCCCGATGAGCCCGTACTTCGTGATGGCCCTCGGCTTCCTGCAGCGCTACCGCAAGAGCGCGGGCATCGGAACGCTCGCCTCGTACACGCTGCCGCTGGCGATCGCGATGACCGTGGCGTGGACGGTGCTGTTCCTGGTGTGGTGGGCGCTCGGGATTCCGCTGGGGCCGGGGGCGCCGGTGCGCTGA
- a CDS encoding alpha/beta hydrolase family esterase gives MNRTAHGSNRKIRTAGTGNRRGRPGLIAAVAASAIALLGGLCTPAAAAPRTAGTATEVRNPAGCGQSAPQEPGSSALHPLTSGGLARTYQLHLPPEYTPDRGFPVVLAFHGRGNTGQGTEEFSKLSELPAIVAYPNGVVGTGDGERQAWQGAPYAAPGVDDVAFTDDLLDELERTLCVDRARVYATGKSNGAGFTGLLACRRADRITAVAPVAGAFYPDTGKNCRPSRPVPVIDFHGTGDATIPYLGDEERGLPAIRDWTARWASRNGCATRPTTETVAPDITLTNWTKCRSGADVRHVAVTDGGHTWPGADSYSGGGYTTQTIEAHEVLWDFVSRHRLPDSVLR, from the coding sequence TTGAATCGCACCGCGCACGGCAGCAACCGGAAGATCCGTACGGCCGGGACCGGCAACCGAAGGGGCCGCCCCGGACTGATCGCGGCCGTGGCCGCCTCCGCGATCGCCCTGCTCGGCGGCCTGTGCACACCGGCCGCCGCCGCACCCCGCACCGCGGGGACGGCCACGGAGGTCCGGAACCCGGCGGGGTGCGGGCAGAGCGCACCACAGGAGCCGGGCAGCAGCGCCCTGCACCCGCTCACCAGCGGCGGCCTCGCCCGCACGTATCAGCTGCACCTGCCACCGGAGTACACCCCCGACCGCGGCTTCCCGGTCGTGCTGGCCTTCCACGGCCGAGGCAACACCGGCCAGGGCACCGAGGAGTTCTCCAAGCTCTCCGAGCTGCCCGCGATCGTCGCCTACCCCAACGGCGTCGTCGGGACCGGCGACGGCGAACGGCAGGCCTGGCAGGGCGCGCCCTACGCGGCACCGGGCGTGGACGACGTGGCCTTCACCGACGATCTCCTGGACGAACTGGAGCGCACGCTCTGTGTGGACCGCGCCCGCGTCTATGCGACCGGGAAGTCCAACGGGGCAGGATTCACCGGCCTGTTGGCGTGCCGCAGGGCCGACCGGATCACCGCCGTCGCGCCGGTCGCGGGTGCCTTCTATCCCGACACCGGCAAGAACTGCCGTCCCTCGCGGCCCGTCCCGGTCATCGACTTCCACGGCACCGGGGACGCGACCATCCCGTACCTCGGTGACGAGGAGCGCGGCCTCCCGGCGATCCGCGACTGGACGGCGCGCTGGGCGTCCCGCAACGGCTGCGCGACCCGACCCACGACGGAAACCGTCGCACCCGACATCACCCTCACGAACTGGACCAAGTGCCGCTCCGGCGCCGACGTACGCCATGTCGCGGTGACGGACGGCGGACACACCTGGCCCGGCGCCGACAGCTACAGCGGCGGCGGCTACACCACCCAGACCATCGAGGCGCACGAGGTGCTGTGGGACTTCGTGTCCCGCCACCGGCTGCCCGACTCCGTCCTGCGCTGA
- a CDS encoding creatininase family protein, with protein sequence MTTEEAARAVTESPVVILPAGAFEQHGPGMPLATDTIRAEQVCRLVAAELAGRAVIGPSLPVGVSPHHLAFAGTVTLTTTTLATVVREYVDSLHRHGWRKILVVTGHGGNNATLSTVAQDLLVTHPELQFAWTPLTPLASDVVAGMRVSEVHGHSGEAETAQMLHLAPHLVHEDRLTAGSARTADLDPLSRLARRSGHPALAVPYDRLSANGVLGDPRSATAADGRAIVGAAVASITAFVKEWLDI encoded by the coding sequence ATGACGACCGAGGAAGCGGCCCGGGCGGTGACGGAGAGCCCGGTGGTGATCCTGCCGGCCGGTGCCTTCGAACAGCACGGCCCCGGCATGCCGCTGGCCACCGACACGATCCGCGCCGAGCAGGTCTGCCGGCTCGTGGCGGCCGAGCTGGCGGGCCGCGCGGTGATCGGCCCCTCGCTGCCCGTCGGGGTCTCCCCGCACCATCTGGCCTTCGCCGGCACGGTCACCCTGACGACCACCACCCTGGCCACGGTCGTACGCGAGTACGTCGACAGCCTGCACCGCCACGGCTGGCGCAAGATCCTGGTGGTGACCGGGCACGGCGGCAACAACGCCACCCTGTCGACCGTGGCGCAGGACCTGCTCGTCACCCACCCCGAACTGCAGTTCGCCTGGACACCGCTGACCCCGCTCGCCTCCGACGTCGTGGCGGGCATGCGGGTCAGCGAGGTGCACGGGCACAGCGGCGAGGCCGAGACCGCCCAAATGCTCCACCTGGCACCGCACTTGGTGCACGAGGACCGCCTCACCGCAGGCTCGGCGCGCACGGCGGACCTCGACCCGCTCTCCCGGCTCGCCCGGCGCTCCGGCCACCCCGCCCTCGCCGTGCCCTACGACCGGCTCAGCGCCAACGGCGTACTCGGCGACCCGCGCAGCGCCACCGCCGCCGACGGCCGGGCGATCGTCGGCGCGGCCGTTGCCTCGATCACCGCCTTCGTCAAGGAGTGGCTCGACATCTGA
- a CDS encoding FadR/GntR family transcriptional regulator, whose product MSRGELSLSEHLADSIVEIIRSEQLGPGDALASSRDLARRFEVTTPTVREALRRLEATGVVEFRHGSGTYVGPGIERRLMANPHLPRSSRESVLELVEARLVVEPAIAGAAARARVAEGVRQLEAAAGNALHPPEESLRQSVHFHVALAATSGNALLREAVEALLQVRSREQVEIRHRYNDRARDHAEHLEILEAVREGDADRAEQLTRDHLVAIRDAVLAADFPEDSR is encoded by the coding sequence ATGAGTCGTGGTGAGTTGTCGCTGTCCGAGCATCTCGCGGACAGCATCGTGGAGATCATCCGTTCCGAACAGCTGGGCCCGGGCGACGCGTTGGCGTCGTCGCGCGACCTCGCGCGCCGCTTCGAGGTGACCACTCCGACGGTGCGCGAGGCGCTGCGCCGCCTTGAGGCCACCGGCGTGGTGGAGTTCCGGCACGGCTCGGGAACGTACGTCGGACCGGGCATCGAGCGGCGGCTGATGGCCAACCCGCATCTGCCGCGCAGCAGTCGCGAGTCGGTCCTCGAACTCGTCGAGGCACGCCTCGTCGTCGAACCGGCCATCGCGGGGGCGGCCGCGCGTGCCCGGGTGGCCGAGGGCGTACGGCAGTTGGAGGCAGCCGCCGGCAACGCGCTGCACCCGCCCGAGGAGTCGCTGCGGCAGTCCGTGCACTTCCACGTCGCACTGGCGGCCACCAGTGGGAACGCCCTGCTGCGGGAGGCCGTCGAGGCGCTTCTGCAGGTCCGTTCGCGCGAGCAGGTCGAGATCAGGCACCGCTACAACGACCGCGCACGCGACCACGCCGAACACCTGGAGATACTCGAAGCGGTACGCGAGGGGGACGCGGACCGGGCCGAGCAGCTGACCCGCGACCACTTGGTTGCGATCCGCGACGCGGTCCTGGCCGCCGACTTCCCGGAGGACTCCCGATGA
- a CDS encoding LysR family transcriptional regulator has product MNPWRLRLLSQLDTLGTVRAVAQAANLSPSSVSQQLAVLETETRTQLLERTGRRVRLTSAGLILARRARAILDHMDGVEAELRGFGEEPAGLVRLGAFQSAIHTMAVPAVTRLARAYTHLDVELLELEPHASMPALRTGDADIIITTSDFDELPLGPDIDLVPLATDPIVLVVPPEHPAAGRGAVDLAACADEPWAFDVPQSYMANLALRLCRQARFEPRVVCRFSNYMMTLQHVEAGLSIALLPGLAVDSRYRVATRELATPVTRTITAAIRRGTPPRAAVRVVLDALRHGPDLAEPRHGLSELDPPGAARAAEVSSEKSCHER; this is encoded by the coding sequence ATGAACCCCTGGAGGCTGCGCCTGCTGAGCCAGCTCGACACGTTGGGCACGGTCCGGGCCGTCGCCCAGGCCGCGAACCTGAGCCCGTCGAGCGTGTCCCAGCAGCTCGCCGTGCTCGAGACGGAAACGCGCACCCAACTGCTCGAACGAACGGGCCGCCGGGTGCGGCTGACCTCGGCCGGACTGATCCTCGCGCGGCGGGCCCGGGCGATCCTCGACCACATGGACGGCGTCGAGGCGGAGTTGCGCGGCTTCGGCGAGGAGCCGGCCGGGCTCGTGCGGCTCGGGGCGTTCCAGAGCGCGATCCACACCATGGCCGTGCCGGCGGTGACCCGACTGGCACGCGCGTATACGCATCTGGACGTCGAGCTGCTGGAGTTGGAGCCGCACGCCAGCATGCCCGCGCTGCGGACCGGCGACGCGGACATCATCATCACGACCTCGGACTTCGACGAGCTGCCGCTCGGGCCGGACATCGATCTCGTGCCGCTGGCCACGGACCCGATCGTGCTGGTGGTCCCGCCGGAGCACCCCGCGGCCGGGCGTGGCGCCGTGGACCTCGCGGCCTGCGCGGACGAGCCGTGGGCGTTCGACGTGCCGCAGTCGTACATGGCGAACCTCGCGCTGCGGCTGTGCCGTCAGGCGAGGTTCGAGCCACGGGTGGTGTGCCGGTTCAGCAACTACATGATGACCCTGCAGCACGTGGAGGCCGGTCTGTCGATCGCGCTGCTGCCCGGCCTGGCGGTCGACAGCCGCTATCGCGTCGCCACCCGCGAGCTCGCCACCCCGGTGACGCGCACGATCACGGCGGCGATCCGCCGCGGCACACCCCCGCGCGCGGCCGTCCGCGTCGTACTGGACGCGCTCCGCCACGGCCCGGACCTGGCCGAGCCACGCCACGGGCTGAGCGAACTCGACCCGCCGGGAGCCGCCCGGGCCGCTGAAGTCTCCTCGGAGAAGTCCTGTCACGAGCGTTGA
- a CDS encoding aspartate aminotransferase family protein codes for MAASTSSSLPTANSFWADAERHLVRYGGEFTREIIDRAAGSFVYTADGRKILDFTSGQMSAILGHSHPQIVATVQRQVATLDHLYSGMLSRPVVDLARRLAETLPAPLDKALLLTTGAESNEAAIRMAKLVTGKHEIVSFARSWHGMTQAAASATYSAGRKGYGPAAPGNFAIPVPNAYRPDFTTADGSLDWRRQLDFAFDLIDAQSTGSLAACLVEPILSSGGVIEPPPGYFAALHAKCRERGMLLILDEAQTGLCRTGTWYAFERDGIVPDILTLSKTLGAGLPLAAVLTSAEIEQEAYDRGFLFFTTHVADPLVAAVGNTVLDVLIDDKLDERARSLGEFLRQGLTDIAGRHAVVGDIRGRGLLAGLELVADRWAPSQSSDELGARVTRRCLALGLHMNIVQLPGMGGVFRIAPPLTSTEDELSLGLTILDEAIGDACAGR; via the coding sequence ATGGCTGCTTCGACTTCCTCCTCCCTGCCGACCGCCAACAGCTTCTGGGCCGACGCCGAGCGGCATCTCGTGCGCTACGGCGGCGAGTTCACCCGCGAGATCATCGACCGCGCCGCCGGGAGCTTCGTGTACACCGCGGACGGCCGGAAGATCCTCGACTTCACCTCCGGCCAGATGAGCGCGATCCTCGGCCACTCGCACCCGCAGATCGTCGCGACGGTCCAGCGGCAGGTCGCCACCCTCGACCACCTCTACAGCGGCATGCTCAGCCGCCCGGTGGTCGACCTCGCCCGGCGCCTAGCCGAGACCCTTCCCGCGCCGCTCGACAAGGCGCTGCTCCTGACGACGGGCGCGGAGTCGAACGAGGCCGCGATCCGGATGGCCAAGCTCGTCACCGGCAAGCACGAGATCGTCTCGTTCGCGCGGTCCTGGCACGGCATGACGCAGGCCGCGGCGTCCGCCACGTACAGCGCGGGCCGCAAGGGCTACGGCCCTGCCGCGCCCGGCAACTTCGCCATTCCCGTGCCGAACGCGTACCGGCCCGACTTCACCACGGCCGACGGCTCCCTGGACTGGCGGCGCCAGCTGGACTTCGCCTTCGACCTGATCGACGCCCAGTCGACCGGCAGCCTCGCCGCGTGCCTCGTCGAACCGATCCTCAGCTCCGGCGGAGTCATCGAGCCGCCGCCCGGATACTTCGCCGCCCTGCACGCCAAGTGCCGGGAGCGGGGCATGCTGTTGATCCTCGACGAGGCGCAGACCGGCCTCTGTCGCACCGGAACCTGGTACGCCTTCGAGCGCGACGGCATCGTCCCCGACATCCTCACCCTCTCCAAGACCCTCGGTGCGGGACTCCCCCTGGCCGCCGTGCTCACCAGCGCCGAGATCGAGCAGGAGGCGTACGACCGCGGCTTCCTCTTCTTCACCACACACGTCGCCGACCCGCTGGTGGCCGCGGTCGGCAACACCGTCCTCGACGTCCTGATCGACGACAAGCTCGACGAACGCGCCCGGTCGCTGGGCGAGTTCCTCCGTCAGGGCCTGACCGACATCGCCGGGCGCCACGCGGTCGTCGGGGACATCCGCGGCCGGGGCCTCCTTGCCGGGCTCGAACTCGTCGCCGATCGCTGGGCGCCGTCGCAGAGCTCGGACGAGCTGGGCGCCCGGGTCACCCGGCGCTGCCTCGCTCTCGGCCTGCACATGAACATCGTCCAACTCCCGGGCATGGGCGGGGTCTTCCGCATCGCACCACCGCTGACCTCCACCGAGGACGAGCTCTCGCTCGGCCTGACGATCCTGGACGAGGCGATCGGCGACGCCTGCGCCGGGCGGTGA
- a CDS encoding GNAT family N-acetyltransferase: MSSFSSTPPSSPSSLTGTDLTTERLVLRPWSADEIRAVLGDDHLACWAGDFPAEGDRVIAGFISEQSDATAAYGHRLIVEREGGSVVGSISLLWPPREGALEIGYGIVASRRGRGYASEATRALVELALSLPDVHTVYADVELSNPASVRVLERAGLRRWSEDATTARFRATGPDPSRR; this comes from the coding sequence GTGTCTTCTTTCTCTTCCACCCCGCCCTCTTCTCCTTCCTCTCTGACCGGTACGGATCTGACCACGGAGCGCCTTGTGCTGCGGCCGTGGTCCGCCGACGAGATCCGCGCGGTCCTCGGTGACGACCACCTCGCGTGCTGGGCAGGGGACTTCCCCGCCGAGGGCGACCGCGTGATCGCGGGCTTCATCTCGGAGCAGTCCGATGCGACAGCCGCGTACGGCCACCGTCTGATCGTCGAGCGGGAGGGCGGCTCGGTGGTCGGCTCGATCAGCCTGTTGTGGCCGCCGCGCGAGGGCGCCCTGGAAATCGGGTACGGCATCGTGGCGTCACGGCGCGGTCGCGGCTATGCCTCCGAAGCCACCAGGGCGCTGGTCGAGCTCGCGCTGAGCTTGCCCGACGTGCACACGGTGTACGCCGATGTCGAGCTGTCGAACCCGGCCTCGGTGCGGGTGCTGGAGAGGGCCGGACTGCGGCGCTGGAGCGAGGACGCGACCACGGCCCGGTTCCGCGCCACGGGGCCGGATCCGTCCCGGCGATAG
- a CDS encoding bifunctional serine/threonine-protein kinase/ABC transporter substrate-binding protein has protein sequence MAEQAGSSIGRYRLARRLGAGGMGSVWLADDTTLGRQVALKAIGAMHGLSEEERGARITRARLEAEHAARLSHHPHVAGVLDILEHDGLPWIVMEYVPGATDLGAVVQRDGPLPDAEVAHIGAAVLSALSAGHQVGIIHRDVKPANILLAPDQTGRPYGRVSLTDYGISLHTDSPRLTQGVIGTPGFLAPERIRGADPSPASDLFALGVTLYVASQGGAPFRSTEGPAGFVAPLLETPQPLDRAGAELASVIMGLLEKDPALRLTAERCEQALTGIAVGRPSAPAAGPVEPTVQDTPAPVQDTSAPVQDTPAPARDTPAPVQDTPTPGQSAPAPAQPIPDHAQPTATTPQPPATPRPSAQVPSTPPPSSTPERPVQPPATPQFPPAFPPSDQLATPPARTGSRPLRRPLTVGLAALVTLGVIVAAAVFLPRLGENGSSGSGGQSSGGSGGQNPGSGGSDGGSGGSTAGNKVVTIAVDAPLTGDLAALGIGIKNSVDLAVRKANSSRLVDGITFQVKAVDDRAQPANGQQNATSLVADKDVLGVVGPLNASIAQSMQAPLDAAQLALVSPATSNPLLTLGNDWQTGEPKRPFASFFRTAPLDPMHGSIAAQYLYRDKDRRKAYVIDNTGLYGVGIADAFKEEFTRLGGRIVGVDHVSPETRDFAAVTDEVASSGADVVYYGGEYPAGGPLCAQLKDAAADTLFAGGDGLYATEFVKAAQQGGQGAYVTSVLEAANLPSGKDFVKRYKAADYQDEYGSYGAYAYDAAWALIQAIKATVDANDGKLPTDARPKVVAALQRVSFDGVTGPVAFDRFGDTTSKRLGVYTVENGRWKLAKPVSYEN, from the coding sequence ATGGCGGAGCAAGCCGGTTCCAGTATTGGCCGCTATCGCTTGGCCAGGCGCCTCGGCGCGGGCGGCATGGGCAGCGTCTGGCTGGCCGACGACACGACGCTGGGCCGCCAGGTCGCCCTCAAGGCCATCGGGGCGATGCACGGTCTGAGCGAGGAGGAGCGCGGCGCCCGCATCACTCGGGCGCGGCTCGAAGCCGAGCATGCCGCGCGGCTCAGCCACCATCCGCATGTGGCGGGGGTGTTGGACATCCTCGAGCACGACGGCCTGCCGTGGATCGTGATGGAGTACGTGCCCGGGGCGACCGACCTGGGCGCCGTGGTGCAGCGTGACGGACCGCTGCCCGACGCCGAGGTCGCCCACATCGGCGCAGCGGTGCTCAGCGCGCTCTCCGCGGGCCATCAGGTCGGCATCATCCATCGGGACGTGAAGCCGGCCAACATCCTGCTGGCGCCGGACCAGACGGGGCGACCGTACGGCCGGGTCTCGCTCACGGACTACGGCATCTCGCTGCACACCGACTCCCCACGGCTCACCCAGGGCGTGATCGGCACCCCGGGCTTCCTCGCGCCCGAGCGCATCCGGGGCGCCGACCCGTCCCCGGCCTCGGACCTGTTCGCCCTCGGAGTCACGCTGTACGTCGCCTCGCAGGGCGGAGCCCCCTTCCGCAGCACCGAGGGTCCGGCCGGTTTTGTCGCGCCGCTCCTGGAGACGCCGCAGCCGCTTGACCGGGCCGGTGCGGAGCTCGCCTCGGTGATCATGGGTTTGCTGGAGAAGGACCCCGCGCTGCGGCTGACGGCCGAGCGGTGCGAGCAGGCCCTCACCGGCATAGCGGTCGGACGGCCGTCGGCCCCGGCGGCGGGCCCGGTCGAGCCGACGGTGCAGGACACGCCTGCCCCCGTCCAGGACACGTCTGCCCCCGTCCAGGACACGCCTGCTCCTGCGCGGGACACTCCAGCTCCCGTGCAGGACACGCCCACTCCTGGGCAGTCCGCGCCCGCCCCCGCGCAGCCCATTCCCGACCATGCCCAGCCGACGGCCACCACCCCGCAGCCACCCGCAACACCCCGGCCCTCGGCCCAGGTCCCCTCGACACCCCCGCCCTCCTCGACGCCCGAGCGGCCTGTCCAGCCACCGGCGACGCCCCAATTCCCTCCGGCGTTCCCACCCTCCGACCAACTCGCCACACCCCCAGCGCGCACCGGATCCCGGCCGCTCCGCCGCCCCCTCACGGTGGGCCTGGCCGCACTGGTGACCCTCGGGGTGATCGTCGCGGCAGCGGTGTTCCTGCCCCGGCTGGGCGAGAACGGCTCCAGCGGTTCGGGCGGGCAGAGCTCCGGTGGATCGGGCGGCCAGAACCCCGGGTCCGGCGGCTCCGACGGGGGCTCCGGTGGCAGCACGGCCGGGAACAAGGTCGTGACCATCGCGGTGGACGCCCCGCTCACGGGCGATCTGGCGGCCCTGGGCATCGGCATCAAGAACTCGGTGGACCTCGCCGTCCGAAAGGCGAACAGCAGCCGTCTCGTCGACGGCATCACCTTCCAGGTCAAGGCCGTCGACGACCGGGCCCAACCCGCCAACGGCCAGCAGAACGCCACGAGCCTGGTCGCCGACAAGGACGTGCTCGGCGTCGTCGGCCCGCTCAACGCCTCCATTGCCCAGTCGATGCAGGCACCGCTCGACGCGGCCCAACTGGCCCTCGTCTCCCCGGCGACCTCCAACCCGCTGCTGACGCTGGGCAACGACTGGCAGACCGGCGAGCCGAAGCGCCCCTTCGCCTCCTTCTTCCGTACCGCGCCCCTGGACCCGATGCACGGTTCGATCGCGGCGCAGTACCTCTACCGGGACAAGGACCGCAGGAAGGCCTACGTGATCGACAACACCGGCCTTTACGGCGTCGGCATCGCCGACGCCTTCAAGGAGGAGTTCACCCGACTCGGTGGCAGGATCGTCGGCGTCGATCATGTCAGCCCCGAGACAAGGGACTTCGCGGCCGTGACCGACGAGGTGGCCTCCTCCGGCGCGGACGTCGTCTACTACGGCGGCGAGTACCCCGCGGGCGGCCCGCTCTGCGCGCAGCTGAAGGACGCCGCGGCCGACACCCTGTTCGCCGGCGGCGACGGCCTCTACGCCACCGAATTCGTCAAAGCCGCCCAGCAGGGCGGTCAGGGCGCCTACGTCACCTCCGTGCTCGAAGCGGCGAACCTGCCGTCCGGCAAGGACTTCGTGAAGAGGTACAAGGCAGCCGACTACCAGGATGAGTACGGCAGTTACGGCGCCTACGCCTACGACGCGGCCTGGGCCCTCATCCAGGCGATCAAGGCAACCGTGGACGCCAACGACGGCAAGCTGCCGACGGACGCTCGCCCCAAGGTCGTCGCGGCCCTGCAGCGCGTCTCCTTCGACGGGGTGACGGGCCCGGTCGCCTTCGACAGGTTCGGCGACACGACCAGCAAACGGCTCGGCGTGTACACGGTCGAGAACGGCAGGTGGAAACTCGCCAAGCCCGTCTCGTACGAGAACTGA
- a CDS encoding RNA polymerase sigma factor — translation MDEQQRFAELYRAFHPQILRYLRRRLPAEQIEDVCADVFVKAWRSLHQLRARDEPLPWLYTIARHQLADHIKDVERAGQAQELLAAAWREAMEESAEQGALDRVHAYRALADLPPNDREALLLTTWDGLAPTEAARVAGCSKAAFTVRLHRARRRLARHITLLDTHPTRPERTPTP, via the coding sequence ATGGACGAGCAGCAGAGGTTCGCGGAGTTGTACCGGGCATTCCACCCGCAGATCCTGCGCTACCTCCGCCGCAGGCTCCCGGCGGAGCAGATCGAGGACGTGTGCGCGGACGTCTTCGTCAAGGCCTGGCGTTCGCTGCACCAACTGCGTGCCCGGGACGAGCCCCTGCCCTGGCTGTACACCATCGCCCGGCACCAACTGGCCGATCACATCAAGGACGTCGAGCGTGCCGGGCAGGCGCAGGAGCTGCTTGCCGCGGCCTGGCGTGAGGCGATGGAGGAGTCCGCGGAGCAAGGCGCCCTCGACCGCGTACACGCCTACCGCGCGCTGGCCGATCTGCCGCCCAACGACCGCGAGGCGCTGCTGCTGACCACCTGGGACGGCCTCGCACCGACGGAAGCCGCGCGGGTGGCCGGCTGCTCGAAGGCCGCCTTCACCGTGCGGCTGCACCGTGCCCGAAGACGCCTGGCCAGGCACATCACCCTGCTCGACACCCATCCGACGCGGCCGGAAAGGACACCCACGCCATGA